Within the Deltaproteobacteria bacterium genome, the region AGCGGCGTTTCCCTGCCTCGCCACCCCTGGATTCCCGCCCCCGATCGGGGTCGAGGGCAAGCTTTCGCGGGAATGACGCATCGAGGGGGAATGACGATTCGGCGAACCCGGCGTCTACACCTGCGGTTCGAGGATCTCCAGTCCGTCGAGGCGGTCGATGAGGTACAGGAGGCCGTTCTCGTCCTGGAAGACGTCGTTGCTCTGGACCGTGTTCTGCCCCTTGCCCGGCTCGGGCACGTAGTAGCCCACCTCCTTGGGCTGATAGGGATTGGACACGTCCACCGCGCGCAGGCCGCCGCTGAACCAGGTGACGTAGAGCACATTGCCGTACACCTGCTCGTTGGGCTGGTGTGCGCCGTAGCGGTCGGTGGGCTCGTCGTCGCGGTCGGGCATGAAGGTCGAGATGGGCACGGGATGCGCCTCGTCGGAGATGTCCACCACCCACATGAAGGCGTAGGGCAGCGGCGCCGCCTTCTGCGCCTCCTCGTCGGTGACCACCAGGATGTCGCGGCCCATGAGCTTCTCGGGCATGGGCAGGGTCGTGTGGGTGGGCGACGGGTACGGCGGGCTCCAGTCGAGACGGCTTATGAACTTGGGCTGGCTCATGTCGGAGATGTCCAGGATCACGAAGCCGCCGTGCCAGTAGCTCACGTAGAGGCGGTCGTCCCGGCGGATGGGATGGTGGCAGCGATGCATGGTGCCGGGCCACGTGGGCTCCTCGCCCCCGGCGACCCATTGCCCCGGCATCCACCAGCGGCCCACCTCCTGGGGATTGGCGGGGGCGGCCAGGTCCAGGATCATGCAGATGTTGCCCACGTACCCTTCCATGACCGGAGAGAAATAGGCGTAGCGGCCGTCGAAGGTGAAGCGGTGAACGCCCTTGGCGGCGGCCTTGAAAAACGACACCTCGCGCGGGTTGGCCGGGTCCGACACGTCGAACACCTTGAGGCCGCCCTGGGCGTCCTGGTTGTTCTCATAGCGCTCGTGGTTGACAATCATCACGCCGTTGCTGACCGCGGCCTTGTGCGAATGAATTCCCGGCGGCACGTCAAGCTGCGCCACCAGCTTGGGATTCTTGGGGTCGCGGACGTCGATGACGGAAGTCCCGTGGGGCGGGTCCATATGGCCCACGTACGCGAAACCCTTGTCCACCTCGACCTTGCCGCCGCCCGGCAGGTCCAAGCGCCCCACCAGCTTGATCCCGCTGGCCGTTCCGAAACCGTTGCCTGTCGCCATGTCGTCGTCTCCTTTCGCGCCCGCGTGTGCCGGGTCATGGCCTACATGCCCTATTCGCGGGTTAATGGCAATGGCGCCTGAATGTTGTCATTGGGTCGTGGGTGCCATGGCTAAAATGAAACGAGCCGCGGGGCACTCAGGCCCCGCGGCTCGCGGGTTTCGGCAAGGGGCGCGCGACCCTTGTGAGTATGTCGTGTCGGTTCGACGGTGCGGCGATCGGCTAGCCCCGACCGAAGTCGCGGCGCTGGGGCCGGGCCTCGTTCACCGTGATGGTGCGTCCGCCGAGCTCGGTCTCGTTGAGTGCGTTGACCGCGGCCTCCGCCTCGTCGGGCGTTCCCATTTCCACGAAACCGAAGCCGCGTGAGCGGCCCGTGAATTTGTCAATGATCACCTGTGCGGACTCAACAGCGCCGTGTACCGAAAAAACTTCCTCAAGTTGCATGTCCGTCGTCGAGTACGGCAACCCGCCGACATAGAGTCTCCTGCCTTCCATATGTTCTCCTCCCGGTCAATTCGGCCATGCACCCTGGGCTCTGACCTCGAAGGAGTCGAACAGGCAAGATGTTGTTCTGAACCACGATCTCGGTCGGTCGCAAGGTGAGACTTACGATGGTCGCCCCCTGTGGGACGTAATTATCGTAACCCTTCGGTCCGAGGCCGTCAAGCCGTCAGATCTTGTAGAACCTGCGCGCGTTGTCCCCTAGAATTGCCTCCTTCTGCGCGTCCGTGAGCTCTTCCCGTTCGAGGATCTCGTCGATTTCTTCCATGCAGTTGTCCATGGTGATTTCGTGCGGGAAGTCGGAGCAGAACATGAAGGGTTCGTGTCCCACGCGATTGACGCAGTACGACAGTACGTCCTCGTTGCCCTCGCATCCGACGAAGACCCGGTCGCTGCGGAAGTACTCGATCGGGTCCCTCTTGAGCTGCAGCCCGCCGTACTCCGCCTCGCGGTTCAGCCGGTCGAGCACCAGCGGGATCCACGCGGTGCCTCCCTCCAGAAAGCCCACGCGCAGGTCGGGGAAGCGGTCGAAAATGCCTTCCGACATCATCCCCGTCATGTGGATCGCCAGCGGGAACGGCATGCCCAGCGCGCGCGTGGCCGGGAAGACCTTGAACGAGTTGAAGCCCAGATCACCGTAGCAACCGCCGTGGACCGCGAGAGCGCAGTCGAGCTTCTCCGCTTCCTCGTAGAGCGGCCAGAACTGATCCGAGCCGTAGTGCCGGTCGAGGCCGTTGGACGGGAGCATGGCGCACACCATTCCCAAGTCCTTGACCGCCCGGCGCAGCTCTTCCACCGCCGCCGGCACGTCCTGCACCGGGATGAGCGCCACCCCCTTGAAGCGGTCGCTGGCCTTCAGGTACT harbors:
- a CDS encoding RNA-binding protein, with the protein product MEGRRLYVGGLPYSTTDMQLEEVFSVHGAVESAQVIIDKFTGRSRGFGFVEMGTPDEAEAAVNALNETELGGRTITVNEARPQRRDFGRG
- a CDS encoding amidohydrolase family protein → MGAYIDADGHIMERENELNEYINHEYLGRGSLSFRQMLPSLDKFHTPRSRHIEPEGIFDASVGPERWMEFLKKTGIEASVLYPTAGLSYGQVHFPEWASAYARAYNDWLSEKYLKASDRFKGVALIPVQDVPAAVEELRRAVKDLGMVCAMLPSNGLDRHYGSDQFWPLYEEAEKLDCALAVHGGCYGDLGFNSFKVFPATRALGMPFPLAIHMTGMMSEGIFDRFPDLRVGFLEGGTAWIPLVLDRLNREAEYGGLQLKRDPIEYFRSDRVFVGCEGNEDVLSYCVNRVGHEPFMFCSDFPHEITMDNCMEEIDEILEREELTDAQKEAILGDNARRFYKI